From Sphingomonas bisphenolicum, one genomic window encodes:
- a CDS encoding LysR family transcriptional regulator, with the protein MDNRFGDVENFLMVAGEGSFAAAAKMLRLTPSAVSRSIARLEQRLGVALVRRTTRSLALTREGQVYHDKMIAILGDMMDVENSLSSEGQGPRGLLRINASPSFGIECLIPILPRFTERYPAVTVDLTLTDAIVDLVEERADVAIRIGPLRDTRLRAKKLGHSRMVLVASPDYLARRGTPRTPDDLAGHDCLRFSFRRSVDSWPFRVRGRQVQRPVQGRFFGNSGEVVRRMAIAGGGIARHGRFHVASDLREGRLVEVLAEFDAGDGEDIHALYAAEDRSAARVRAFLDFLEGALVVEG; encoded by the coding sequence ATGGATAACCGGTTCGGCGACGTCGAGAATTTCCTGATGGTGGCGGGCGAGGGCAGCTTCGCCGCGGCGGCCAAGATGTTGCGACTGACCCCGTCGGCGGTGAGCCGGTCGATCGCGCGGCTGGAGCAGCGGCTGGGCGTGGCGTTGGTGCGCCGGACGACGCGGTCGCTGGCGCTGACGCGCGAGGGGCAGGTCTATCATGACAAGATGATCGCCATATTGGGCGACATGATGGATGTGGAAAACAGCCTGAGCAGCGAGGGACAGGGGCCGCGCGGGCTGCTGCGCATCAACGCCTCGCCTTCGTTCGGCATAGAATGCCTGATCCCGATCCTGCCGCGCTTTACAGAACGATATCCGGCGGTGACGGTGGACCTGACGCTGACCGATGCGATCGTCGATCTGGTCGAGGAACGGGCGGATGTCGCGATCCGCATCGGGCCGCTGCGCGACACGCGGTTGCGCGCGAAGAAGCTGGGGCATAGCCGGATGGTGCTCGTGGCGTCGCCGGACTATCTGGCGCGGCGGGGGACGCCCAGGACGCCCGACGATCTGGCCGGGCATGACTGTTTGCGGTTCAGCTTTCGCCGGTCGGTGGATAGCTGGCCGTTCCGGGTGCGGGGCAGACAAGTGCAGCGGCCGGTGCAGGGGCGTTTCTTCGGCAATTCGGGCGAAGTGGTGCGGCGCATGGCGATCGCGGGCGGCGGGATCGCGCGGCATGGGCGGTTTCATGTCGCCAGCGACTTGCGCGAAGGGCGCCTGGTGGAGGTGCTGGCAGAGTTTGATGCGGGGGACGGGGAGGATATCCACGCGCTCTACGCGGCGGAAGATCGGAGCGCGGCGCGGGTGCGGGCGTTTCTGGATTTTCTGGAGGGAGCGTTGGTGGTGGAGGGGTGA
- a CDS encoding 2OG-Fe dioxygenase family protein produces the protein MSDTDSLSRIEDALTQDGYARLSGAAMFDWLDIAEPDWSAFAASWNDLGPDLFMADGGRYRRRRHAAFALERGRFIRKPHQPHYQSRDYNPLNGDVQRWFDPVEAATVANPVCDAIFAFAADHFDPARKGDWHIEMHQFRIEAKPGETGRPTPEGMHRDGVDHVLVMLVERCNVREGVTRIGAPDGTPLGEFTLTTPGDTMLIDDHRILHGVTEIHAVDPAQPAWRDALVVTFVVER, from the coding sequence ATGAGCGACACGGACAGCCTATCCAGAATCGAAGACGCCCTGACGCAGGACGGCTATGCCCGCCTGTCCGGCGCCGCGATGTTCGATTGGTTGGACATCGCCGAACCCGACTGGTCGGCCTTCGCCGCTAGCTGGAACGACCTCGGCCCGGACCTCTTCATGGCCGATGGCGGCCGCTACCGTCGCCGCCGTCATGCCGCCTTCGCGCTGGAACGGGGCCGCTTCATCCGCAAGCCGCACCAGCCCCATTATCAGAGCCGCGATTACAACCCGCTCAATGGCGACGTCCAGCGCTGGTTCGATCCTGTCGAAGCGGCGACCGTCGCGAACCCCGTCTGCGATGCGATCTTCGCCTTCGCCGCCGACCATTTCGATCCAGCCCGCAAAGGCGACTGGCACATCGAAATGCACCAGTTCCGCATCGAGGCGAAACCGGGCGAAACCGGCCGCCCCACGCCAGAGGGGATGCACCGTGACGGCGTGGATCATGTGCTGGTCATGCTGGTCGAGCGCTGCAACGTCCGCGAAGGCGTGACCCGTATCGGTGCGCCCGACGGCACGCCGCTGGGCGAATTCACCCTGACGACGCCCGGTGACACGATGCTGATCGACGACCACCGCATCCTGCACGGCGTGACGGAAATCCACGCGGTTGACCCGGCGCAACCGGCCTGGCGCGACGCACTGGTCGTGACGTTCGTGGTCGAACGCTAA
- the gor gene encoding glutathione-disulfide reductase gives MSDYDFDLFVIGAGSGGVRASRVAAAHGAKVAVAEEYRVGGTCVIRGCVPKKLLIYGAHFAEDLKDARRFGWDVPECGFEWTTLRDNVLAEVDRLEGLYGNTLSSHKVEVIRERATITGPHGVRLASGREVTAKTILVATGAWPVIPELEGTEHGITSNEVFHLDACPKRIVIVGGGYIANEFAGIFHQLGSHVTMVNRGSDLLRGYDTQIRDRLLQISMTKGINFRFNAKMERIEKNEDGTLCVRFEEGDPVAADVVLFATGRKPLTGGLGLETAGVELNDKGAIKVDDYSQTSCESIYAVGDVTDRLQLTPVAIREGQAFADTVFGGNKRKVDYSCVPSAVFSHPPLAGVGMTEAQAKNHYGTVKVYTSDFRPMKNVLAGREERALYKMVVDATTDRVIGLHMIGPDAPEILQAAAIAVKAGLTKQDFDDTVALHPSMAEELVLLK, from the coding sequence ATGAGTGACTATGATTTCGACCTTTTCGTCATCGGTGCAGGATCGGGCGGCGTGCGGGCGTCGCGGGTCGCGGCGGCGCATGGGGCGAAGGTTGCGGTTGCCGAGGAATATCGCGTCGGGGGCACCTGCGTCATTCGCGGCTGCGTGCCCAAGAAGCTGCTCATCTATGGCGCGCATTTCGCCGAGGATCTGAAGGACGCGCGCCGTTTCGGCTGGGACGTGCCGGAATGTGGGTTCGAATGGACCACGCTGCGCGACAATGTTCTGGCCGAGGTTGATCGGCTGGAAGGGTTGTATGGCAACACGCTGAGCAGCCACAAGGTCGAGGTGATCCGCGAACGTGCGACCATCACCGGGCCGCATGGGGTGAGGCTGGCCAGCGGGCGCGAAGTGACGGCCAAGACGATCCTGGTCGCGACCGGCGCCTGGCCGGTGATCCCCGAACTGGAGGGCACCGAGCATGGCATCACCAGCAACGAGGTGTTCCATCTGGACGCATGTCCCAAGCGGATCGTGATCGTCGGCGGCGGCTATATCGCCAATGAATTTGCCGGGATTTTCCACCAGTTGGGCAGCCATGTGACGATGGTCAATCGTGGCAGCGACCTGCTGCGCGGCTATGACACGCAGATCCGCGACCGGCTGCTCCAGATTTCCATGACCAAGGGGATTAATTTCCGCTTCAATGCGAAGATGGAGCGGATCGAGAAGAATGAGGACGGTACTTTGTGCGTCCGCTTCGAGGAGGGCGATCCGGTCGCGGCCGACGTGGTGCTGTTCGCCACCGGGCGCAAGCCGCTGACCGGGGGGCTGGGGCTGGAGACGGCCGGGGTGGAACTGAACGACAAGGGCGCGATCAAGGTCGACGACTATAGCCAGACCAGTTGCGAGAGCATCTACGCCGTGGGCGACGTCACCGACCGGCTGCAACTGACCCCGGTGGCGATCCGCGAAGGCCAAGCCTTTGCCGATACCGTGTTCGGCGGCAACAAGCGGAAGGTCGATTATAGCTGCGTGCCGTCGGCCGTGTTCAGCCATCCGCCGCTGGCCGGCGTGGGCATGACCGAGGCGCAGGCCAAGAACCATTATGGCACGGTGAAGGTCTATACGTCCGACTTCCGGCCGATGAAGAATGTGCTGGCGGGGCGCGAGGAGCGGGCGCTCTACAAGATGGTCGTGGACGCAACGACGGACAGGGTGATCGGGCTGCACATGATCGGGCCGGATGCGCCGGAGATTTTGCAGGCGGCGGCGATCGCGGTGAAGGCTGGCCTCACCAAGCAGGATTTCGACGACACTGTGGCGCTGCATCCCAGCATGGCGGAAGAGCTGGTGTTGTTGAAATAG
- a CDS encoding PA2169 family four-helix-bundle protein produces the protein MSDSNSHDISTLNGLIATTLDSADGYTEAAKDSDHGRFTALFTSRAAERRQIVTRLQQEVRTLGGNPEDDGTILAGAHRLFLNLKATLTGKNDKAIINEVEAGEDHIKAKYEDAIADSDLSPAVRAVIEQSYVSVKQGHDEMRDIKHSMQH, from the coding sequence ATGTCCGATTCCAACAGCCATGACATTTCCACGCTCAACGGCCTGATCGCCACCACGCTCGACAGTGCGGATGGCTATACCGAAGCGGCGAAGGACAGCGATCATGGTCGCTTCACCGCGCTCTTTACCAGCCGCGCCGCAGAACGCCGCCAGATCGTCACCCGTCTCCAGCAGGAAGTGCGCACCCTTGGCGGCAACCCGGAAGATGACGGCACGATCCTGGCCGGCGCACACCGCCTGTTCCTCAACCTGAAGGCGACCCTGACCGGCAAGAATGACAAGGCGATCATCAACGAGGTCGAAGCCGGCGAGGATCATATCAAGGCCAAATATGAAGATGCGATCGCAGATAGCGATCTTTCCCCTGCGGTGCGCGCCGTGATCGAGCAAAGCTATGTGTCGGTGAAACAGGGCCATGACGAGATGCGGGACATAAAGCACAGCATGCAGCATTAA
- the lepB gene encoding signal peptidase I — MTAKSETRDFLWFLAKLGLFVFILRSFIISPFNIPSESMQPRLLIGDYLLVAKWPYGYSRYSLPFSIPLIPGRILASTPQRGDVVVFKAPPNQKNDYIKRVIGLPGDMIGVRGGTVYLNGQAIPKQKVADLVIPVTPNMEDAAAREGAASPCYRPDFEEAAAGGGKQCRYPQFRETLPGGKSYNVLDLLPDGAADDRDTVLVPQGHLFMMGDNRDRSADSRFPAVEGGGIGLVPEENLVGKAMISVFSTDGSANWLLPWTWFTAARWSRIGEGF, encoded by the coding sequence ATGACTGCCAAATCGGAAACGCGGGACTTTCTCTGGTTTCTCGCCAAGCTCGGGCTGTTTGTCTTCATCCTGCGCAGCTTCATCATATCGCCGTTCAACATCCCGTCGGAATCGATGCAGCCGCGGCTGCTGATCGGCGACTATCTGCTGGTCGCCAAATGGCCCTATGGCTATTCGCGCTATTCGTTGCCTTTCTCGATTCCCCTGATCCCCGGCCGCATCCTGGCGTCCACGCCCCAGCGCGGCGACGTGGTGGTGTTCAAGGCGCCGCCGAACCAGAAGAACGACTATATCAAGCGCGTGATCGGCCTGCCCGGCGACATGATCGGCGTGCGCGGCGGGACCGTCTATCTGAACGGTCAGGCGATCCCCAAGCAGAAGGTCGCTGACCTCGTCATCCCGGTAACGCCGAACATGGAGGACGCCGCCGCGCGCGAAGGCGCCGCTTCCCCCTGCTATCGTCCCGATTTCGAGGAAGCCGCGGCCGGCGGCGGCAAACAATGCCGCTACCCCCAGTTCCGCGAAACCCTGCCCGGCGGCAAGAGCTACAACGTCCTCGACCTGCTGCCCGATGGCGCAGCGGACGATCGGGACACGGTGCTGGTGCCGCAGGGCCATCTCTTCATGATGGGCGACAATCGCGATCGCAGCGCCGACAGCCGCTTCCCCGCGGTCGAAGGCGGCGGCATCGGCCTCGTCCCCGAAGAAAATCTGGTGGGCAAGGCGATGATTTCGGTCTTTTCGACCGACGGCAGCGCCAACTGGCTGCTGCCCTGGACCTGGTTCACCGCCGCGCGCTGGAGCCGTATCGGGGAAGGCTTTTGA
- the topA gene encoding type I DNA topoisomerase, with product MQLVIVESPAKAKTIEKYLGGDFHVLASYGHIRDLPAKDGSVDPDDGFAMSWENYGDKGKQLKAIADASKKATRLILATDPDREGEAISWHVQEVLRAKKALPSQVDRVTFNAITKAAVLDAMAKPRALDEDLIDAYRARRALDYLVGFTLSPVLWRKLPGAKSAGRVQSVALRLVVEREREIESFTPQEYWSVAAEMEQGGQGFTARLVRWKGEKIDRLTIGKEGDAMAAKADVEAGRFTVDKVETKPLTRNPPAPFTTSTLQQEAARKLGFSASHTMRIAQQLYEDGAITYMRTDGVQMDGSAISAARKAIAERYDGGYLPEKPRQYQTKAKNAQEAHEAIRPTEFGRDKAGSGDHARLYDLIFKRALASQMASARLERTTIDMVDGSGSHTLRATGQVVIFPGFLALYEEGRDDSDDDDSKLLPRMSEGDAPAKKKVTAEQHFTQPPPRYSEASLVKRLEELGIGRPSTYASTLQVLKDRDYVRIEKNRFFAEESGRLVTAFLERFFERYVSYDFTAGLEDELDDISGGRAQWQEVLEAFWKDFKPKTAEVMEQKPSDITAALDKFLEPMLFPPRADGSNPRACPLCADGQLSLRGGRFGAFIACSNYPECKYTRKFGQPGGKDGEDTGPEVLGQHPETGQDIVKKSGRFGPYIEMGEGKEAKRGSIPKDLPDGELTLDWGLKLLSLPREVGLHPETGLPIVANIGRFGPYLLHDGKYGRLSSTSEIFEVGMNSAVVKLAEAATRGGRSSGGREPLKVLGAHPRTELEIKLMEGRYGAYVTDGTTNATLPKTVDKDQLTLEEAAQLIDARAAAAPAKKGKKKAAPKKAAAKKPVVKKDGDSAKKPAAKKAPAKKKVAAAE from the coding sequence ATGCAGCTTGTCATCGTAGAATCGCCGGCCAAGGCGAAGACCATCGAGAAATATCTGGGCGGCGATTTCCATGTCCTCGCCAGCTATGGCCATATCCGCGACTTGCCCGCCAAGGACGGGTCGGTGGACCCGGACGACGGCTTTGCCATGTCGTGGGAAAATTATGGCGACAAGGGCAAGCAGCTCAAGGCGATCGCCGACGCGTCCAAGAAGGCGACGCGCCTCATCCTGGCGACTGACCCTGATCGCGAAGGGGAAGCGATCAGCTGGCATGTGCAGGAGGTGCTGCGCGCCAAGAAGGCGCTGCCGAGCCAAGTGGACCGGGTGACGTTCAACGCGATCACCAAGGCGGCAGTGCTGGACGCGATGGCCAAGCCGCGCGCTTTGGACGAGGATCTGATCGACGCTTACCGCGCGCGCCGGGCGCTCGATTATCTGGTCGGCTTTACGCTGTCGCCGGTGTTGTGGCGCAAGCTGCCCGGCGCGAAGTCGGCGGGGCGCGTGCAGTCGGTCGCGCTGCGGCTGGTGGTGGAGCGCGAGCGGGAGATCGAAAGCTTCACGCCCCAAGAATATTGGTCGGTCGCGGCCGAGATGGAACAGGGCGGGCAGGGCTTTACCGCGCGCCTCGTGCGCTGGAAGGGCGAGAAGATCGACCGCCTGACCATCGGCAAGGAAGGCGACGCCATGGCCGCCAAGGCCGATGTGGAGGCCGGGCGCTTCACCGTCGACAAGGTGGAGACGAAGCCGCTCACCCGCAATCCGCCTGCGCCGTTCACGACATCGACCTTGCAGCAGGAAGCCGCGCGCAAGCTGGGCTTTTCGGCCAGCCATACGATGCGGATCGCGCAGCAGCTCTACGAAGATGGCGCGATCACCTATATGCGTACCGACGGCGTGCAGATGGACGGCAGCGCCATTTCCGCCGCGCGCAAGGCGATCGCGGAGCGCTATGACGGGGGCTATCTGCCCGAAAAGCCGCGCCAGTATCAGACCAAGGCGAAGAATGCGCAGGAAGCGCATGAAGCCATTCGTCCGACCGAGTTCGGCCGCGACAAGGCGGGGTCGGGCGATCATGCGCGCCTTTACGACCTGATCTTCAAGCGTGCGCTGGCGAGCCAGATGGCGTCGGCGCGGCTGGAGCGGACCACCATCGACATGGTGGACGGCAGCGGCAGCCATACGCTGCGCGCGACGGGGCAGGTGGTGATCTTCCCAGGCTTCCTGGCGCTCTATGAAGAAGGCCGCGACGACAGCGACGATGATGATTCAAAGCTGCTGCCGCGCATGAGCGAGGGCGATGCCCCTGCCAAGAAGAAAGTCACGGCAGAACAGCATTTCACCCAGCCGCCGCCGCGCTATTCCGAAGCGTCGCTGGTGAAGCGTCTGGAGGAACTGGGGATCGGGCGGCCGTCCACCTATGCGTCCACGTTGCAGGTGCTCAAGGACCGCGACTATGTACGGATCGAGAAGAACCGCTTCTTCGCCGAGGAGAGCGGGCGGCTGGTGACGGCGTTCCTGGAGCGCTTCTTCGAACGCTATGTGTCCTATGACTTCACGGCGGGACTGGAAGACGAGCTGGACGATATTTCCGGCGGCCGCGCCCAGTGGCAGGAAGTGCTGGAAGCCTTCTGGAAGGACTTCAAGCCCAAGACCGCCGAGGTGATGGAGCAGAAACCGTCGGACATCACGGCGGCGCTCGACAAGTTTCTGGAACCGATGCTGTTCCCTCCGCGCGCGGACGGCAGCAATCCGCGCGCCTGCCCGCTGTGCGCCGATGGGCAGTTGTCGCTGCGGGGCGGTCGGTTCGGGGCGTTCATCGCCTGCTCCAATTACCCGGAGTGCAAATATACGCGCAAATTCGGGCAGCCGGGCGGCAAGGATGGTGAGGATACGGGGCCGGAGGTTCTGGGCCAGCATCCCGAGACCGGGCAGGACATCGTCAAGAAGTCCGGTCGCTTTGGTCCCTATATCGAGATGGGCGAGGGCAAGGAGGCCAAGCGCGGGTCGATCCCCAAGGATCTGCCCGATGGCGAACTGACGCTGGACTGGGGCCTCAAGCTGCTGAGCCTGCCGCGCGAGGTGGGTCTGCATCCCGAAACCGGTTTGCCGATCGTGGCGAATATCGGGCGGTTCGGTCCCTATCTGTTGCATGACGGCAAATATGGGCGGCTGTCATCGACCTCGGAGATTTTCGAGGTCGGGATGAACAGCGCCGTCGTGAAGCTGGCCGAGGCGGCGACCCGCGGCGGGCGGTCGAGCGGCGGGCGGGAGCCGCTGAAGGTGCTGGGCGCGCATCCGCGCACGGAGCTGGAGATCAAGCTGATGGAGGGCCGCTACGGCGCCTATGTCACCGACGGTACGACCAATGCGACCCTGCCCAAGACGGTGGACAAGGACCAGTTGACGCTGGAAGAAGCGGCGCAGTTGATCGACGCGCGCGCGGCTGCGGCACCGGCCAAGAAGGGCAAGAAGAAGGCGGCGCCCAAGAAGGCGGCGGCCAAGAAACCTGTGGTCAAGAAGGACGGCGACAGCGCGAAGAAGCCGGCCGCCAAGAAGGCCCCCGCAAAGAAGAAGGTGGCTGCGGCGGAATAA
- the rnc gene encoding ribonuclease III, with the protein MKPTTHGPDTAGWLKDLIGRVPINPARFDQALTHGSAKAVNYERLEFLGDRILGLLIAEWLFERFTDEPEGKLSRRFNALVSGETCAEVARTAGVPIHLVLGKQARDDGAADSDNVLGDVMEALIGALYLEGGLEEARALVRRLWGNRVDTQTSAPRHPKSYLQEWAAANKRKPPEYVLTDRSGPHHALRFTVTVAIKGAGEASATGASKQEAETAAAKALLEKLTG; encoded by the coding sequence TTGAAGCCGACTACGCATGGGCCGGACACTGCGGGCTGGTTGAAGGACCTGATCGGCCGCGTCCCGATAAATCCGGCGCGGTTCGATCAGGCGCTGACCCATGGGAGCGCCAAGGCGGTCAATTATGAGCGGCTGGAATTTCTGGGCGACCGTATCCTGGGCCTGCTGATCGCCGAATGGCTGTTCGAACGCTTCACCGACGAACCGGAAGGCAAGCTCTCCCGTCGCTTCAACGCGCTGGTGTCGGGCGAAACCTGCGCCGAAGTGGCCCGCACGGCCGGCGTTCCCATTCATCTGGTGCTGGGCAAGCAGGCGCGCGACGATGGCGCGGCCGACAGCGACAATGTGCTGGGCGACGTGATGGAGGCGCTGATCGGCGCCCTCTATCTGGAAGGCGGACTGGAAGAAGCGCGCGCACTTGTCCGCCGTCTGTGGGGCAATCGGGTCGACACCCAGACCAGCGCCCCGCGCCACCCCAAATCCTATCTTCAGGAATGGGCCGCGGCCAACAAGCGCAAGCCTCCCGAATATGTCCTGACCGACCGTTCCGGCCCGCACCATGCGCTGCGCTTCACCGTCACCGTCGCCATCAAGGGCGCGGGCGAAGCCTCTGCCACCGGCGCCTCCAAGCAGGAAGCCGAAACGGCGGCGGCCAAGGCGCTGCTGGAGAAGCTGACGGGTTGA
- a CDS encoding GGDEF domain-containing protein, whose product MGPKQKIAFAVGVSVLGTIIIMAIVSMIPGMSIPLRYYSVGIFCSGSISTPVCVLLVRQGEENRRLRHELELRVTELAQLADVDGLTGLLSRSAFFNRAERIHAQPGNWYLLIDIDHFKRFNDDHGHQTGDAVLHAVGSAIAQALGPADLSGRLGGEEFAVCLTDCDADLATRRAEHVRASIQALRVRALSGRVVRVTASIGLSAGDPVLPIEASLHRADLAMYAAKTGGRNQVRRAA is encoded by the coding sequence ATGGGACCGAAACAGAAAATCGCCTTCGCCGTAGGCGTCTCCGTTCTAGGGACGATCATCATCATGGCGATCGTGTCGATGATACCCGGCATGTCGATCCCGCTACGCTATTACAGCGTAGGCATTTTCTGTTCGGGCAGCATTTCCACCCCGGTGTGCGTGCTGCTCGTCCGCCAGGGGGAGGAAAACCGCCGGCTCCGCCACGAACTGGAACTGCGGGTGACGGAACTGGCGCAACTGGCCGATGTCGACGGCCTGACCGGCCTGCTCAGCCGCAGCGCCTTTTTCAACCGCGCCGAACGGATCCATGCGCAGCCGGGCAACTGGTATCTGCTGATCGACATTGATCATTTCAAACGCTTCAACGACGATCATGGTCATCAGACCGGCGACGCCGTCCTGCACGCGGTGGGATCGGCCATCGCGCAGGCGCTGGGTCCGGCCGATCTGAGCGGCCGCCTGGGTGGCGAGGAATTTGCCGTCTGCCTGACCGATTGCGACGCCGACCTGGCAACGCGACGCGCCGAACATGTCCGCGCGTCGATCCAGGCCTTGCGGGTCCGGGCGCTATCCGGCCGCGTCGTGCGCGTGACCGCCAGCATCGGCCTCAGCGCCGGCGACCCCGTCTTGCCGATCGAGGCCAGCCTGCACCGGGCTGACCTCGCCATGTATGCCGCCAAGACCGGCGGCCGCAACCAGGTGCGGCGCGCCGCCTGA
- the era gene encoding GTPase Era, whose amino-acid sequence MTVESETQRCGVIAVVGAPNAGKSTLVNALVGQKVAITSPKAQTTRTRVMGVAIEGDAQIVLVDTPGIFAPKRRLDRAMVQAAWGGAQGADLIAMIVDGKAGLGPKLEPIIESLKHRTERKWLILNKVDIATKERLLVHTQKLNDQLGFDEIYFVSAATGDGLPELKAAFAKAMPEGPWHFPEDQVSDATDRMLAAEITREQLYHQLHAELPYAAAVDTEQYKERDDGSVEIHQQILVGRPTQRAIVLGKGGQRLKEIGSKARAELATLLGVKVHLYLHVKVKEDWEDDRGIYRDIGLDWVE is encoded by the coding sequence TTGACGGTTGAATCAGAAACCCAGCGCTGCGGCGTTATCGCCGTGGTCGGCGCGCCGAATGCGGGCAAGTCCACGCTGGTCAACGCGCTGGTAGGGCAGAAGGTGGCGATCACCAGCCCCAAGGCGCAGACAACGCGCACCCGCGTCATGGGTGTCGCGATCGAGGGCGACGCGCAGATCGTGCTGGTCGATACGCCCGGCATCTTCGCGCCCAAGCGGCGTCTGGACCGCGCGATGGTGCAGGCCGCCTGGGGCGGCGCGCAGGGCGCGGACCTCATCGCGATGATCGTGGACGGCAAGGCGGGCCTTGGCCCCAAGCTGGAGCCGATCATCGAATCCCTGAAACACCGCACCGAACGCAAGTGGCTGATCCTCAACAAGGTGGACATCGCCACCAAGGAAAGGCTGCTGGTCCACACGCAAAAGCTGAACGACCAGCTTGGCTTTGACGAAATCTACTTCGTGTCCGCCGCGACCGGCGATGGCCTGCCCGAACTCAAGGCTGCCTTCGCCAAGGCGATGCCGGAAGGGCCATGGCATTTCCCCGAAGACCAGGTGTCGGACGCCACCGACCGGATGCTGGCCGCGGAAATCACGCGCGAGCAGCTCTACCACCAGCTTCACGCCGAACTGCCCTACGCCGCTGCGGTCGATACCGAACAATATAAGGAGCGGGACGACGGATCGGTCGAAATCCACCAGCAGATACTGGTCGGCCGTCCCACCCAGCGCGCCATCGTGCTGGGCAAGGGCGGGCAGCGCCTCAAGGAAATCGGATCGAAGGCGCGCGCGGAACTCGCCACCCTGCTCGGCGTCAAGGTCCACCTCTACCTGCATGTCAAGGTCAAGGAAGACTGGGAAGATGATCGCGGCATCTATCGCGACATCGGCCTCGACTGGGTGGAATGA
- a CDS encoding SDR family NAD(P)-dependent oxidoreductase, with translation MDLKLTGKTAIVTGSTAGIGLAIAKRLAQEGVAVAITGRSEAKLDAAAAEIGLPVNAVLADPATAEGAAALIAAVPATDILVNNLGIYEAKDFADISDADWHHIFEVNVVSGARLSRHYFPQMLSKNWGRVLFIASESGLLPPAEMIHYGMTKSAQLSISRGLAEHTRGTGVTVNSVLPGPTRSEGIVEFIRSVVDNKDAPEADREAEFFTKLRPLSLIKRLIEADEVGAMVAYLASPLAAATNGAAVRVEGGMVPTIA, from the coding sequence ATGGACCTGAAGCTCACCGGCAAGACCGCCATCGTCACCGGCTCCACCGCCGGCATCGGCCTGGCCATCGCCAAACGCCTCGCGCAAGAGGGCGTCGCCGTCGCCATCACGGGCCGCAGCGAGGCCAAGCTGGATGCCGCCGCGGCCGAAATCGGCCTGCCCGTCAACGCCGTCCTCGCCGACCCGGCGACGGCCGAGGGCGCCGCGGCCCTCATCGCCGCCGTCCCCGCGACCGACATCCTCGTCAACAATCTGGGCATCTATGAAGCGAAGGATTTCGCGGATATCAGCGACGCGGACTGGCATCATATCTTCGAGGTCAACGTCGTCAGCGGCGCCCGCCTCTCCCGCCATTACTTCCCGCAGATGCTGTCAAAGAACTGGGGCCGCGTCCTCTTCATCGCCAGCGAAAGCGGCCTGCTCCCGCCCGCCGAGATGATCCATTACGGCATGACCAAGTCGGCCCAGCTCTCCATCTCGCGCGGCCTGGCCGAACATACCCGCGGCACCGGCGTCACCGTGAACAGCGTCCTGCCCGGCCCCACCCGCTCGGAAGGGATCGTGGAATTCATCCGCTCGGTTGTCGACAACAAGGACGCCCCCGAAGCCGACCGCGAAGCCGAATTTTTCACCAAACTCCGCCCGCTCTCGCTCATCAAGCGGCTGATCGAGGCGGACGAGGTCGGCGCGATGGTTGCCTATCTCGCCAGCCCGCTCGCCGCCGCCACCAACGGCGCGGCGGTTCGGGTCGAAGGCGGCATGGTCCCGACGATCGCCTGA